A single window of Colletotrichum higginsianum IMI 349063 chromosome 8, whole genome shotgun sequence DNA harbors:
- a CDS encoding SNF2 super family protein: MMSSPLEPGPTNGYRSPEGDSPSPVADAGHQSDSDLSDVRDNAARLASPSLSPDPNDSTGYINGAPDFAESESSGDENNASDDADFDMDEDAASIVQSDGAGDVHSSSNDSQRPTKRKAAAREDDFIKANPELYGLRRSSRPTQQRRMVDSSDETDSDVAPTNRRTVKRRRVETSRQSSKRGTPARQPSTDSDSDSDNYGGARAKSLQKKARRQREAQPSLLLAEKRWSSRRAAQVQQGAYEESDVDDEEDGSELTPNYYAADVVDDSPYIDKVLRHKLKDGLELSWSSTRNDFEYYIKWQGKSHLHDTWETAETLRSMRGYRRVENYFRTIVEHELLIRFGEDIPPETKEQFFLDRERSEEALEDYTKVDRVVAIRDGDDETEYLVKWKGCYYDECTWEVASAIKSDFQDKIDQFLDRSSRSWVSNRKESNPDTRTRMTKLEAQPDYIKGGELRSFQLRGLNFLCLNWTRANNVILADEMGLGKTVQSVSFLSWLRNEREQEGPFLIVAPLSVIPAWGDTFDHWSPDMNYVVYLGNETSRSTIRDNELMVNGNPKKPKFNALITSYEMILQDWQFLQQIKWQALLVDEAHRLKNKESQLYARLVGFGVPCKILITGTPIQNNLAELSALMDFLNPGKVVIDEELENLAGNDTQEKLQDLHKSIAPYILRRTKETVESDLPPKTEKIIRVELSDVQLEYYKNILTRNYAALSNATGQKNSLLNIMMELKKVSNHPYMFAGAEDRVLAGSTRREDQIKGLIASSGKMMLLDQLLTKLKKDGHRVLVFSQMVKMLDILSDYMALRGYKFQRLDGTIAAGPRRMAINHFNAEDSDDFCFLLSTRAGGLGINLMTADTVVIFDSDWNPQADLQAMGRAHRIGQKKPVSIYRLVSKETVEEEVLERARNKLLLEYLTIQAGVTDDGKAFREEMNKKGLKIDGPNSAEDIQLILKMRSQKMFEQSGNQERLEQLDIDSILENAEITKTKVDDKMNLSSGGIDWDNFMQYTDVKVDDLTLDWDQIIPADELAVIKAEEDKRKNEEYVAKVAAESAPRRVTMKNRNETDRSDRLAKKRQREEQQRQEAEEQRALLSDPKRPLNEKETRNLLKAFFRYGSMEDRGDEIVQEARLAERDRDYLKSILDDFVKTCEDALNENTARLMDDERKLGKSLTKKDKKAVLVDFGEVRKMNAETAVERPQQLRLLRQTIRKNDDFKTFRLADATKAAHYSCEWGAREDGMLLVGIDKYGFGAWAQIRDDDQLDMSDKFFLEEHRIEKKEERIKGAEKVVNSPGAVHLVRRSEYLLSVLQAKHSTDPLAHRAVENHHRNNKRLANGHRRSDVGSGAASPAPPALKKNGSHRDRERSHGDHHRSRSNADERGTPRPESKRKHSGHDEGRIPKHRRTEETRRTKSDEQQSPRSDRPRNRDEGERSSKHRRPEDHRHGDERRRSSNTPRASQPDSERRNQALRRLDQLRKMGDNKEEREKDADAMLWYLLKPVRGNFEAILVTTKERVKSSKERAKIFGEELVVIGNFLDREFVQERDNALKNRFWEFLANLWPVDSTSNEVTGDRLSAMYRVLQAREVKKHNGDKPAAASTNGTAATS; encoded by the exons ATGATGTCTAGCCCCCTCGAACCCGGTCCCACCAACGGGTACCGGTCACCGGAGGGTGATTCTCCCTCTCCAGTAGCCGATGCTGGTCACCAGAGTGATAGTGATCTCTCGGATGTGCGCGATAATGCCGCACGTCTCGCTTCACCGTCGCTGTCGCCGGATCCCAATGACTCGACCGGTTACATCAATGGCGCACCCGACTTCGCCGAATCAGAAAGTTCCGGCGACGAAAATAACGCATCTGATGATGCCGACTTTGACATGGACGAAGATGCGGCGTCCATTGTCCAGAGCGAcggggccggcgacgtccACTCGAGCTCTAACGATTCCCAGCGGCCTACGAAGCGGAAAGCTGCCGCTAGAGAGGATGACTTCATCAAGGCAAACCCTGAGCTATACGGGTTAAGAAGAAGC TCACGTCCGACGCAACAGCGCAGAATG GTCGATTCCTCTGATGAAACCGATTCTGATGTTGCTCCTACGAACAGGAGGACAGTGAAGAGAAGACGCGTCGAGACATCCAGACAGT CTTCGAAACGAGGTACACCTGCGCGGCAACCGTCGACAGACTCCGACTCCGACTCTGATAACTACGGCGGTGCTCGCGCGAAGAGTCTCCAGAAGAAGGCACGTCGCCAGCGTGAAGCACAGCCgagccttctcctcgccgagaagcgTTGGTCGAGCAGAAGGGCTGCCCAAGTACAGCAAGGCGCCTACGAGGAGAgcgacgtcgatgacgaggaagacgggTCTGAACTCACTCCCAACTATTACGCGGCAGACGTAGTCGACGATTCCCCATACATCGATAAGGTCCTCAGACACAAGCTCAAAGATGGTCTCGAACTTAGCTGGAGCTCAACGAGAAATGACTTCGAGTATTACATCAAGTGGCAGGGAAAGTCGCACCTACACGATACATGGGAGACGGCGGAAACCCTGCGTAGCATGCGAGGCTACCGCAGGGTCGAGAACTACTTCAGAACCATCGTGGAGCACGAGCTTCTCATTCGGTTCGGCGAGGACATCCCTCCCGAAACTAAGGAACAGTTCTTTCTGGACCGCGAACGATCCGAAGAAGCACTGGAAGACTACACCAAAGTGGACAGGGTTGTCGCTAtccgcgacggcgatgatgagacCGAGTACTTGGTCAAGTGGAAGGGCTGCTACTACGACGAATGTACGTGGGAGGTTGCGTCAGCCATCAAGTCGGACTTTCAGGACAAGATTGACCAGTTCCTGGATCGGTCATCACGTTCATGGGTTTCTAACCGCAAAGAGTCCAATCCGGATACACGGACAAGAATGACCAAACTCGAAGCACAACCCGACTATATTAAGGGCGGCGAACTGCGTTCATTCCAGCTCAGAGGTCTGAATTTCTTGTGTCTCAACTGGACTCGCGCCAACAACGTTATTCTTGCCGATGAGATGGGCCTCGGGAAAACCGTTCAAAGCGTCTCGTTTCTCAGCTGGCTTCGCAACGAGCGCGAACAAGAAGGCCCGTTCCTCATCGTCGCGCCCCTCAGCGTCATCCCCGCATGGGGCGATACCTTCGACCACTGGTCTCCGGACATGAATTACGTCGTCTACCTTGGCAACGAGACTTCCCGCAGCACCATCCGTGACAACGAGTTGATGGTCAACGGCAATCCCAAGAAGCCCAAGTTCAATGCCCTCATTACCTCGTATGAGATGATTCTCCAGGACTGGCAGTTTCTTCAGCAAATCAAGTGGCAGGCTttgctcgtcgacgaagcccatCGTCTGAAGAATAAAGAGTCTCAACTGTATGCGAGACTCGTCGGTTTCGGGGTACCGTGCAAGATCCTGATCACAGGCACGCCCATTCAGAACAACCTGGCTGAGCTTTCGGCACTCATGGACTTCCTCAACCCCGGAAAAGTCGTCATCGATGAGGAACTAGAGAACCTCGCTGGAAATGATACCCAAGAAAAGCTGCAGGACCTACACAAGTCAATCGCCCCTTACATCTTACGCCGCACAAAGGAGACTGTTGAGTCGGATCTTCCACCCAAGACCGAAAAGATCATCCGAGTCGAGCTTTCGGATGTTCAGCTGGAGTACTACAAGAACATCCTTACGAGGAACTATGCTGCTCTGTCCAACGCCACGGGTCAGAAGAACTCGTTGCTCAACATCATGATGGAGCTGAAGAAAGTGAGCAATCATCCGTATATGTTTGCCGGTGCCGAAGACAGAGTACTCGCCGGCAGCACCCGTCGGGAGGACCAAATCAAAGGCTTGATTGCCAGCAGTGGAAAGATGATGCTTCTCGATCAACTTCTCACAAAGCTCAAGAAAGACGGTCACAGAGTCCTTGTTTTCAGTCAGATGGTCAAGATGCTAGATATTCTCAGCGACTACATGGCTCTCCGGGGCTACAAATTCCAACGTCTTGACGGCACTATCGCCGCGGGTCCTCGCCGCATGGCAATTAACCATTTCAACGCTGAGGATAGCGACGACTTTTGTTTTCTGCTTTCCACCAGAGCAGGAGGATTGGGTATCAATTTGATGACCGCCGATACTGTCGTCATTTTCGACTCCGACTGGAACCCACAAGCAGATCTGCAAGCGATGGGACGCGCCCACCGCATCGGACAGAAAAAGCCTGTTAGCATTTACCGTCTGGTATCCAAAGAAACtgtcgaagaagaagtccTCGAGCGCGCTCGCAACAAGCTTCTGCTTGAGTACCTCACAATTCAAGCTGGCGTCACTGATGACGGCAAGGCGTTCCGCGAGGAAATGAACAAGAAGGGTCTAAAGATTGATGGTCCGAACTCTGCGGAGGATATCCAGTTGATTCTCAAGATGCGCTCACAGAAGATGTTTGAGCAAAGTGGCAACCAAGAGCGTCTCGAACAGCTCGACATTGACTCTATCCTGGAGAACGCCGAAATCACGAAGACCAAGGTCGACGACAAGATGAACCTTAGCAGTGGTGGTATCGACTGGGACAACTTCATGCAGTACACCGATGTGAAGGTGGACGACTTGACCCTCGACTGGGACCAGATCATTCCTGCCGACGAGCTTGCCGTTATCAAAGCCGAGGAAGATAAGCGCAAGAATGAGGAGTATGTGGCAAAGGTCGCTGCTGAGAGCGCTCCGCGCAGGGTGACAATGAAGAACCGGAATGAGACGGACAGATCGGACCGTCTTGCGAAGAAGCGACAGAGGGAAGAGCAGCAACGCCAGGAAGCTGAGGAACAGCGTGCCCTGCTATCTGACCCGAAACGCCCCCTCAATGAGAAGGAAACACGAAACCTTCTGAAGGCTTTTTTCCGATATGGTTCTATGGAAGACCGCGGTGACGAAATCGTTCAAGAAGCTCGGCTCGCCGAACGCGACCGCGATTACCTCAAATCAATACTGGACGACTTTGTCAAGACTTGCGAAGACGCACTCAACGAGAACACTGCACGTCTCATGGACGATGAGCGAAAACTCGGGAAGTCATTgacgaagaaggacaagaaggccgtcctGGTCGACTTTGGCGAGGTGCGGAAGATGAATGCCGAGACAGCTGTCGAACGTCCGCAGCAGCTTCGCCTGCTGAGGCAAACCATTCGGAAGAATGATGACTTCAAGACATTCCGTCTCGCCGACGCGACCAAGGCCGCCCACTACTCATGTGAATGGGGTGCGCGAGAGGATGGGATGCTTCTTGTTGGCATTGACAAGTATGGTTTCGGCGCTTGGGCGCAGATACGAGACGATGACCAGCTGGACATGTCCGACAAATTTTTCCTCGAAGAACATCgcatcgagaagaaggaagagcgGATCAAGGGAGCTGAAAAGGTGGTCAACTCCCCCGGTGCTGTTCATCTCGTTCGCCGTTCAGAGTATTTGCTCTCTGTGCTTCAGGCGAAGCATTCAACAGACCCGTTAGCTCACAGAGCCGTCGAGAACCACCATCGGAACAATAAGAGATTGGCCAACGGACATCGTCGCAGTGATGTGGGCAGCGGCGCGGCGTCACCTGCTCCGCCAGCACTCAAGAAAAACGGCTCGCATCGGGATAGAGAGCGCAGCCACGGCGACCACCATCGCAGCCGCAGCAACGCCGATGAGAGAGGCACGCCGCGGCCCGAGTCGAAGAGAAAACACTCGGGCCACGACGAGGGCCGCATCCCCAAGCATCGGAGAACGGAAGAGACGCGACGCACAAAGAGCGATGAACAGCAGTCTCCTAGGTCTGACAGACCTCGGAATCGTGATGAGGGCGAGCGTAGCAGCAAGCACCGTCGCCCGGAGGATCATCGGCATGGAGACGAACGCCGGCGCTCGAGTAATACCCCGCGAGCCAGTCAACCCGACAGCGAGCGTCGCAACCAAGCACTTCGAAGGCTTGACCAACTTCGTAAAATGGGAGACAAcaaggaggagagagagaaggatgCGGACGCCATGCTGTGGTATTTGCTGAAGCCTGTTCGTGGAAACTTCGAGGCTATTCTGGTTACAACAAAGGAGAGGGTCAAGTCCAGTAAAGAACGAGCTAAGATCTTTGGCGAGGAGCTGGTTGTCATTGGCAACTTTCTGGACCGCGAATTTGTCCAGGAGCGAGACAACGCGCTCAAAAACCGCTTCTG GGAGTTCCTGGCAAATCTATGGCCTGTTGATAGCACCAGCAATGAGGTGACGGGCGATCGATTGAGTGCCATGTATAGAGTCCTGCAGGCCAGAGAAGTGAAGAAGCACAATGGAGACAagccggcagcggcgtcgacgaaTGGCACAGCAGCCACTTCCTAA
- a CDS encoding Sir2 family protein, with the protein MDATPSSSNMDVDAPHKNPFPPGSNLSSPLSVLSKSPSIPASPETALDASKRYPSPTSSMPSGAQSPIKLEAAEDSVLAIKLDKDAADSINVNPNDAPDGQPPRKRRKVTPPKERTTEYLNLDECDEDDGKLARLVSALKKRKKIVVIAGAGISVSAGIPDFRSKTGLFATLPNEHKVKGSGKHLFDASVYKHDSSTEKFHKMICDLATMVKASKPTKFHHLLASLAAENRLLRLYSQNVDCIDTNMEPLKTNVPLNTKGPWPKTIQLHGSVEHMVCSKCTDIRPLKTELFVGHEAPLCEECKTIDQLRTQFEQRRSHGIGRLRPRMVLYNEFNPDEEAIGKVSSVDLKSRPDAVIVVGTSLKIPGVRRLVKELCQVTRSRRDGFTAWINTDSEPQHNDFKDCWDLVVRGKCDDVAHWAALPRFDEPQGDQSAYLSEGEEQRRLDRLSRDNLEVQLISPTPDSPTKSGSSTASEFRKRKLVDPVQSIPTPTASPKIKPTETAKKAAKPKQSKLSFTGQKAGTSESDMSVKKVKKAPVKKSRKTNNKSTEPPKNSVTHTFKTQKNRELADMPQETLAGKLDNQHYKYADDNLESQLPPLRPIQKPIQSSVYKRAEDPGTDGQRDDTLSPMTPLEELPGASLTGHPKSSPHNGVPTKSSGKDSSEVRPMTPMHIRRKSADTISPESVPRGMESLVD; encoded by the coding sequence ATGGACGCGACCCCTTCCTCCTCAAATATGGACGTCGACGCGCCCCATAAgaaccccttccccccagGTTCCAACTTGTCTTCGCCTCTCTCGGTATTGTCAAAATCTCCATCAATACCGGCGTCGCCCGAAACCGCTCTTGACGCGTCAAAACGATatccgtcgccgacgtcctcCATGCCCTCCGGCGCACAATCACCAATCAAGCTAGAGGCTGCAGAGGATTCCGTGCTCGCCATCAAGCTCGACAAAGATGCTGCTGACTCTATCAATGTCAATCCCAACGATGCCCCCGACGGCCAGCCACCTCGAAAGCGGCGCAAGGTAACGCCGCCTAAGGAGCGCACCACGGAGTACCTCAACCTGGACGAAtgcgacgaagacgatgggAAACTGGCGCGTCTCGTGTCCGCCCTGAAGAAGCGGAAGAAAATTGTGGTCATCGCAGGTGCTGGCATATCCGTTTCGGCAGGCATTCCCGATTTTCGATCCAAGACGGGCCTTTTCGCGACACTTCCCAATGAGCACAAAGTAAAGGGCTCAGGCAAGCACTTGTTTGACGCCTCGGTCTACAAGCACGACTCCTCGACCGAGAAATTCCACAAGATGATTTGCGACCTGGCCACCATGGTGAAGGCCTCCAAGCCCACCAAGttccaccacctcctcgcGTCACTCGCTGCAGAGAACCGACTCCTGCGTCTCTACAGCCAGAACGTCGACTGTATCGATACCAACATGGAACCCTTGAAAACGAACGTTCCTCTCAATACCAAAGGACCATGGCCCAAAACCATTCAGTTGCACGGGAGCGTCGAGCACATGGTCTGCTCGAAATGCACCGATATCCGACCGCTGAAGACAGAGCTTTTCGTGGGTCACGAGGCTCCACTGTGCGAGGAGTGCAAAACAATCGACCAACTGCGAACCCAGTTCGAGCAAAGGCGGAGCCACGGCATTGGCCGCCTACGCCCCAGGATGGTGCTCTACAATGAATTTAACCCGGACGAAGAGGCCATTGGTAAAGTGTCGAGCGTGGACCTCAAGTCGCGTCCCGACGCCGTCATTGTTGTCGGCACAAGCTTGAAGATTCCCGGTGTACGGAGGCTCGTGAAAGAGCTGTGCCAGGTCACGCGCAGCCGCAGGGACGGGTTCACCGCATGGATAAACACAGATTCGGAACCGCAACATAATGACTTCAAGGACTGTTGggatctcgtcgtccgtgGAAAATGCGACGATGTTGCTCACTGGGCTGCTCTGCCAAGGTTTGACGAGCCTCAAGGCGACCAGTCCGCGTATCTcagcgagggagaggagcAGCGTCGCCTGGACAGACTTAGTAGGGACAATCTTGAGGTGCAACTCATCTCGCCCACACCCGATTCGCCGACCAAGTCTGGTTCCAGCACTGCGTCTGAGTTCAGGAAGCGCAAGCTCGTGGACCCTGTACAGAGCATTCCGACGCCTACAGCGAGTCCGAAGATCAAGCCCACCGAGACCGCAAAGAAAGCGGCTAAGCCCAAGCAGAGCAAGCTTTCTTTCACTGGCCAGAAAGCGGGCACATCTGAAAGCGACATGTCTGTCAAGAAGGTCAAGAAGGCGCCTGTGAAGAAGTCCCGCAAGACCAACAACAAGTCTACGGAGCCGCCTAAGAACAGTGTCACTCACACGTTCAAGACCCAGAAGAACCGCGAGCTTGCCGACATGCCTCAGGAGACCTTGGCTGGCAAATTGGACAATCAGCATTACAAGTATGCCGATGATAATCTCGAGTCGCAGCTTCCACCGCTGCGACCCATTCAAAAACCAATCCAAAGCTCCGTCTACAAGCGTGCAGAGGATCCGGGCACGGATGGACAGAGGGACGACACTCTCTCGCCCATGACGCCTTTGGAAGAGTTACCAGGAGCATCTTTGACAGGACATCCGAAATCTTCACCCCACAATGGCGTTCCAACAAAGAGTAGCGGCAAAGACAGCAGCGAAGTACGCCCTATGACGCCGATGCACATACGACGAAAGTCAGCCGACACAATATCCCCCGAGTCGGTTCCTCGGGGCATGGAGTCCTTGGTGGACTGA
- a CDS encoding RNA polymerase II Mediator complex subunit Sin4, whose amino-acid sequence MTEAKMPLMLENGMNGSMQVDQLDVDDLFGDGVGLSLHTARPPTKHLRQRIDDLRTRGCCQGIAWSRSGAIASISPDGKTLEARFLRSHPDDGNWGLSEPTKVDLITINATSPIVHLAWASTTSPELAVIDATGRVAILTYSITLNRPFATRKWDHDPSDDLHAIVGSYWLPLAPQSKQYYVSHGPAVRDGNQYRYESSFVHAYGPWHPNPSKSALLCVTTNGHLKMFWAQNNNKIEETTLELESVNSSDDLVTHAALHSDKSSLWVALATTSKQLRVVRVGIHWGLPQSQSDNKPPPGSQALNPTMQEKHVAISSWLPSGSSATPIDSAANQLTHLEILPSTLDHTGQGWAPLIILAVRTYLSTPNTPYQETQSIIDKWEVLNDQSQSLHPAFEQLGSRRNSTGAAPAPTSRLKKFDPVVINKAIVGVHTIQYGRVICLAFSDGSVEYRDRFTLQEIYNEMNLDRVMTLNQVGFTLQDESPCLQMAFSPTNCSIIKIQDDGKVKWSKMHYPLGDIGNSSQDAPYAATLAALTVAASTATFNNINYDDILAVARPYADKNRFTSDWINEIVRMLKIPVDYSEDTHHDSLVRNSSLQMCLSILNHLGYKGMFQPRSFGGKFAMLALNARNVVILITIASNTPATIREKLSPLDEHEVVDALAGCAKWSLDLLSWLTDCLFALLDDQQFLALLTPQRFSEISTYLQSRSDVSLHLLLCSSTRGFLSAVCRRILHLEILSNRAIEFYERRAAMQKATDPSSQNKALHVVLYKAYQKMQRVTSSSLIKVQEFDRLLTVLNNDIRSAYQSSFASLASKNPPGAGGQKALDAQIKNAQTRCELSMLLAASPPPAFLPVLLKFFNTDLKTYRAQADPSKLFFADFTLLEIDDDRRTLAARKAKGRFIDVFKRVELATPSADSTKEGEDAKLAQWRRCVRCSAVMEDVFGSRPGFTFVLAQQRKCSCGGHWGLLPKDVLII is encoded by the exons ATGACTGAAGCCAAAATGCCGCTCATGCTCGAGAATGGCATGAACGGCTCCATGCAGGTCGATCAGCTTGACGTTGATGACCTtttcggcgacggcgtcggtcTATCTCTTCATACGGCTCGGCCTCCCACCAAGCATTTGCGCCAAAGGATAGACGATCTGCGGACTCGCGGTTGTTGCCA GGGTATAGCATGGTCGAGATCCGGCGCAATCGCATCGATTTCTCCCGACGGAAAGACACTGGAAGCCAGGTTTTTACGCTCGCATCCCGACGATGGCAACTGGGGTCTCAGCGAGCCCACAAAGGTCgacctcatcaccatcaacgCTACTAGCCCCATAGTTCACCTGGCCTGGGCCTCGACAACAAGTCCAGAACTAGCCGTCATCGATGCGACCGGTCGAGTTGCCATCCTAACCTACTCCATCACATTGAATCGCCCCTTCGCAACGCGAAAGTGGGATCATGATCCGAGTGATGATCTTCACGCCATTGTCGGCAGCTACTGGCTTCCCCTTGCACCCCAGTCCAAGCAG TATTATGTGAGCCATGGGCCTGCTGTGAGGGATGGTAACCAGTACCGCTACGAGAGCTCCTTCGTACATGCCTACGGTCCATGGCATCCAAACCCATCCAAGAGCGCTCTGCTGTGTGTCACCACAAACGGCCATCTCAAGATGTTCTGGGCTCAAAATAATAACAAGATTGAGGAGACTACGCTTGAGCTTGAAAGCGTTAACTCCTCTGATGATTTGGTCACGCACGCAGCACTACACAGTGATAAGA GTAGTCTGTGGGTTGCTCTAGCGACTACCTCCAAACAGTTGCGTGTTGTGCGAGTTGGCATCCATTGGGGCTTGCCTCAGTCCCAATCCGACAATAAACCGCCCCCTGGCAGCCAAGCCCTGAACCCGACCATGCAAGAGAAACATGTTGCGATTTCTAGCTGGTTGCCTAGTGGCTCATCCGCCACCCCAATCGACTCCGCCGCCAACCAACTGACACACTTGGAGATCTTGCCGTCAACCCTAGACCACACGGGCCAGGGCTGGGCTCCCCTTATCATCCTCGCAGTCCGTACTTACTTATCAACGCCCAATACCCCTTACCAGGAAACGCAAAGCATTATCGACAAGTGGGAGGTCCTCAACGACCAGTCCCAGAGCCTTCACCCAGCGTTCGAGCAGCTGGGAAGTCGCAGGAACAGTACAGGAGCGGCTCCAGCT CCCACATCCCGACTCAAGAAGTTTGACCCCGTGGTCATCAACAAGGCCATTGTTGGCGTCCACACTATCCAGTATGGCAGAGTCATCTGTCTAGCCTTTAGCGATGGTTCGGTAGAATATCGCGACAGGTTCACCTTACAGGAGATTTACAACGAGATGAATCTCGATAGGGTCATGACGCTGAACCAGGTGGGCTTCACTCTCCAGGATGAGTCGCCAT GCTTGCAAATGGCATTCTCCCCGACAAACTGTTCCATCATTAAGATACAAGACGATGGCAAAGTCAAATGGAGCAAGATGCACTATCCCCTGGGTGATATCGGCAACTCCAGCCAAGACG CACCATATGCCGCCACGCTGGCGGCATTAACGGTAGCTGCCTCGACAGCAACTTTCAACAACATAAACTACGATGATATCCTGGCTGTTGCTCGTCCATATGCAGATAAAAATC GCTTCACGTCCGACTGGATCAACGAAATCGTGCGCATGCTCAAGATCCCCGTCGACTACTCGGAGGATACCCACCACGATAGTCTTGTTAGAAACAGCTCTCTTCAGATGTGCTTGAGCATCCTCAACCACCTTGGGTACAAAGGCATGTTTCAGCCTCGGTCGTTTGGCGGCAAGTTCGCTATGCTGGCACTCAACGCACGCAACGTCGTCATTCTCATCACGATCGCGAGTAATACTCCGGCTACGATTCGAGAGAAGCTTAGTCCGCTTGACGAGCACGAGGTTGTTGACGCACTCGCCGGTTGCGCAAAGTGGTCTCTCGATCTTCTCTCGTGGCTTACAGACTGTCTTTTCGCCCTTCTTGACGACCAGCAgttccttgccctcctcaCACCGCAGCGCTTCTCCGAGATCAGCACCTACCTACAGTCCCGCTCCGACGTCTCTCTCCACTTGCTTCTATGCTCTTCAACGCGCGGTTTTCTCTCTGCCGTATGCCGCCGCATTCTGCACCTTGAGATTCTCTCGAACCGCGCTATCGAGTTCTACGAACGCCGGGCCGCTATGCAGAAGGCCACCGATCCATCCTCGCAAAATAAGGCTCTGCATGTAGTTCTATACAAGGCTTACCAGAAGATGCAGCGCGTCACCTCCAGCAGTCTCATCAAGGTACAAGAGTTTGACCGTCTCCTCACGGTCCTCAACAACGACATTCGCTCCGCCTACCAGAGCTCTTTCGCGTCTCTGGCGAGTAAGAACCCCCCGGGCGCCGGTGGGCAGAAGGCGCTGGACGCGCAAATCAAGAACGCCCAGACCCGATGCGAGCTCAGCATGCTCCTcgcggcatcgccgcctccagcCTTCCTCCCCGTTCTCCTGAAGTTCTTCAACACCGACCTTAAGACATATCGCGCGCAGGCCGACCCGTCCAAGCTCTTCTTTGCGGACTTCACCCTCCTCGAAATCGACGACGATCGCCGAACTCTCGCGGCTCGCAAGGCAAAAGGCCGGTTTATCGACGTATTCAAACGTGTCGAGCTGGCTACACCATCAGCCGACAGCAcgaaggagggcgaggatgccAAGCTGGCGCAGTGGAGACGATGCGTTCGGTGCTCGGCGGTCATGGAGGACGTCTTTGGCTCTCGACCAGGTTTTACGTTTGTACTGGCTCAGCAGAGGAAGTGTTCCTGTGGTGGCCACTGGGGGCTCTTGCCCAAGGATGTTCTCATAATTTGA